A single Phoenix dactylifera cultivar Barhee BC4 chromosome 1, palm_55x_up_171113_PBpolish2nd_filt_p, whole genome shotgun sequence DNA region contains:
- the LOC103713650 gene encoding ABC transporter B family member 21-like: MGAEGEKMNIELADAVRANDIGSCSNSVVEVPSGKPAKVPDRRDSEKNGKQDDGKYAVPFYKLFAFADSTDIILMVLGTAGAVANGLALPLMTVLFGDLVDSFGGAADVHDVVHRVSKVALEFVYLAIGTGVASFFQVTCWMATGERQAAQIRNLYLKTILRQDIAFFDKETNTGEVVERMSGDTVLIQDAMGEKVGKFIQLTATFIGGFVVAFVQGWLLTLVMLATIPPLVVAGGVMSTVVSKMASRGQAAYAEAAVVVEQTIGSIRTVASFTGEKHAVNKYSESLKSAYSSGVQEGLAAGLGLGTVMLFLFSGYSLGIWYGSKLILGKGYTGADVINVIFAVLTGSFSLGQASPCMTAFAAGQAAAYKMFQTINRKPEIDAYDARGKKPDDIQGDIEFRDVHFSYPARPDEQIFRGFSLFIENGMTVALVGESGSGKSTVISLVERFYDPQAGEVLIDGINIKEYQLRWLRGKIGLVSQEPVLFASSIRDNIAYGKDNATIEEIRAAAELANAAKFIDKMPQGIDTMVGEHGTQLSGGQKQRIAIARAILKNPRILLLDEATSALDAESEHIVQEALDRVMTNRTTVVVAHRLSTVRNADTIAVIHRGSIVEKGSHSELLKDPDGAYCQLIRLQEMNKESDNTMGPDHDKSDIWDSGRRSSKKLSFTQSISRGSSKEQTSHHSFQMTLGMPVGTDIQANTPERTDILDTEVSAQERKEVPLRRLAYLNKPELPVFVLGSIAAVVNGVIFPIFAIILSNVINSFYQPPHKLKKDSNFWSLMFLVFGVVSLFALPARSYFFAVAGCKLIRRIRLMTFEKVVNMEIEWFDEPENSSGAIGARLSADAATVRSLVGDALALIVQNTATLVSGLLIAFLANWQLSLIILALIPLIGLNGYIQMKFITGFSADAKMMYEEASQVANDAVGSIRTVASFSAEEKVIELYKAKCEGPMRTGIRQGIISGIGFGVSFFMLFCVYATSFYAGARLVEDGKTTFGEVFKVFFALAMAAVGISQSSSIAPDSSKARSATASVFAILDRKPKIDPSDASGMSLETVKGNIEFQHVSFRYPTRPDVQIFQDLCLAIRAGKTVAIVGESGCGKSTAISLLQRFYDPDMGQILLDGIEIQRFQLRWLRQQMGLVSQEPSLFNDTIRANIAYGKEGRATEAEIVAAADLANAHKFISGLQKGYDTLVGERGIQLSGGQKQRVAIARAIVKDPKILLLDEATSALDAESERIVQDALDRVMVNRTTIVIAHRLSTIRGADMIAVVKHGAIIEKGRHEMLINIKDGAYASLVALHSRASS, from the exons ATGGGGGCTGAAGGAGAAAAGATGAATATCGAACTTGCAGATGCTGTGAGGGCCAATGATATCGGATCCTGTAGCAATTCAGTAGTGGAAGTTCCTTCTGGAAAGCCTGCAAAGGTGCCGGATCGGCGTGACAGTGAGAAGAATGGGAAGCAGGACGACGGCAAGTATGCCGTTCCATTTTACAAGCTGTTCGCATTTGCAGACTCAACTGATATAATTCTGATGGTCTTGGGGACGGCAGGCGCGGTGGCAAATGGGCTCGCGCTGCCACTCATGACAGTTCTTTTTGGAGACTTGGTTGATTCTTTTGGAGGAGCTGCAGACGTCCATGATGTGGTTCATAGAGTTTCCAAG GTAGCGCTTGAGTTTGTCTATCTGGCAATTGGGACAGGCGTAGCATCTTTCTTCC AGGTGACTTGTTGGATGGCTACTGGGGAGAGACAAGCTGCACAAATACGGAATTTATACTTGAAAACCATATTACGTCAAGATATTGCATTCTTTGACAAGGAAACCAATACAGGAGAAGTTGTTGAGAGAATGTCGGGGGACACTGTCCTTATTCAAGATGCCATGGGTGAAAAG GTTGGTAAGTTCATTCAATTAACAGCGACATTCATTGGAGGTTTTGTGGTTGCATTTGTTCAAGGGTGGCTTCTCACCCTTGTTATGCTAGCAACAATTCCTCCACTTGTGGTTGCTGGGGGAGTCATGTCCACCGTTGTATCCAAGATGGCATCACGTGGACAGGCAGCTTATGCAGAAGCTGCAGTTGTCGTGGAACAGACCATTGGATCAATTAGAACA GTTGCTTCTTTTACTGGGGAAAAACATGCAGTGAACAAATACAGTGAGTCTCTAAAAAGTGCTTACAGTTCAGGTGTTCAAGAAGGTTTGGCTGCAGGACTAGGTCTTGGCACAGTCATGCTCTTCTTGTTCAGTGGgtattctttgggcatatggtaTGGATCAAAATTGATACTGGGCAAAGGTTACACAGGTGCTGATGTCATTAATGTGATATTTGCAGTCCTGACAGGCTCCTT CTCTTTAGGGCAGGCATCACCATGCATGACAGCATTTGCAGCAGGCCAAGCTGCAGCATATAAGATGTTTCAGACAATCAACAGAAAGCCAGAAATCGATGCTTATGATgcaagaggaaagaagcctGATGACATTCAAGGAGACATAGAATTTAGAGATGTTCATTTCAGTTATCCTGCCAGACCAGATGAGCAAATTTTCCGCGGATTCTctctttttatagaaaatggaaTGACTGTGGCCTTGGTTGGAGAGAGTGGAAGTGGAAAGTCCACTGTCATCAGTTTGGTAGAAAGATTCTATGACCCACAGGCTGGTGAAGTTCTCATTGATGGTATAAATATCAAGGAGTACCAGCTTAGGTGGCTTAGAGGCAAAATTGGACTTGTCAGTCAGGAACCCGTCCTGTTTGCTTCTAGCATTAGAGATAATATAGCCTATGGCAAAGATAATGCAACTATTGAAGAAATCAGAGCTGCAGCTGAACTAGCTAATGCTGCCAAGTTCATCGATAAAATGCCTCAG GGAATTGATACGATGGTTGGTGAGCACGGAACTCAGCTATCTGGTGGCCAGAAACAAAGAATTGCCATTGCAAGAGCAATTCTGAAAAATCCACGAATTTTACTTCTAGATGAAGCCACGAGTGCGCTGGATGCAGAGTCTGAACACATTGTGCAGGAGGCACTTGATAGAGTCATGACAAACCGAACTACAGTTGTAGTTGCTCACCGTTTGAGCACAGTAAGGAATGCTGACACAATAGCTGTCATACATCGAGGATCAATTGTTGAAAAAG GTTCACATTCAGAGCTGTTAAAAGATCCAGATGGAGCTTATTGCCAACTCATACGCTTGCAGGAAATGAACAAAGAATCAGATAATACAATGGGACCAGACCATGACAAATCTGATATCTGGGATTCAGGAAGGCGCTCTAGCAAAAAACTGTCCTTCACCCAATCGATTAGCCGGGGATCATCAAAAGAGCAAACTAGTCACCACTCATTCCAAATGACACTTGGTATGCCTGTAGGAACCGATATCCAAGCAAATACACCAGAGCGAACTGACATTCTAGACACTGAAGTGTCTGCTCAAGAACGAAAGGAAGTACCTCTTCGCCGCCTTGCATACCTTAACAAACCAGAGCTCCCAGTGTTTGTACTTGGTTCAATAGCTGCTGTTGTCAATGGAGTCATATTTCCGATATTCGCAATAATCTTATCCAATGTGATAAATAGCTTTTACCAGCCGCCACACAAGCTCAAGAAAGATTCCAATTTTTGGTCGTTAATGTTCCTCGTATTTGGCGTGGTGTCCTTATTTGCACTTCCAGCTAGATCATACTTCTTTGCTGTTGCTGGGTGCAAATTGATAAGAAGAATTAGATTGATGACATTTGAGAAGGTGGTTAACATGGAGATAGAATGGTTTGATGAACCTGAGAACTCGAGTGGAGCAATTGGGGCAAGATTATCGGCAGATGCAGCTACAGTTAGGAGTCTTGTGGGTGACGCACTTGCACTAATTGTTCAGAACACTGCCACTTTGGTTTCCGGTTTGCTGATAGCTTTCCTTGCCAATTGGCAACTATCTCTTATTATCTTGGCTCTGATACCTCTCATAGGTCTCAATGGATATATCCAGATGAAGTTTATAACGGGATTCAGTGCAGATGCAAAG ATGATGTACGAGGAAGCAAGTCAAGTTGCTAATGATGCAGTCGGAAGTATAAGAACAGTTGCTTCATTTTCGGCGGAGGAAAAGGTCATCGAACTGTACAAGGCAAAATGTGAAGGCCCTATGAGAACCGGAATAAGGCAAGGGATAATCAGTGGAATTGGTTTTGGAGTCTCCTTCTTTATGTTGTTTTGTGTGTATGCAACTAGCTTTTATGCTGGAGCTCGGCTTGTGGAGGATGGGAAGACAACTTTTGGAGAAGTTTTTAAA GTTTTCTTTGCTCTTGCTATGGCAGCTGTTGGAATATCTCAGTCAAGCTCCATTGCACCAGATTCTTCCAAAGCCAGATCTGCTACTGCTTCTGTGTTTGCTATTCTTGATCGGAAGCCTAAGATAGATCCAAGTGATGCTTCTGGGATGTCCTTAGAAACAGTGAAGGGCAACATTGAGTTTCAGCATGTCAGTTTCAGGTACCCTACAAGGCCAGATGTCCAGATCTTCCAAGACTTGTGTTTGGCTATCCGTGCTGGAAAG ACTGTTGCAATTGTTGGGGAGAGTGGCTGTGGAAAATCAACTGCCATATCATTGTTGCAAAGATTTTATGACCCTGATATGGGTCAGATATTGCTAGATGGAATTGAAATACAAAGGTTCCAGCTGAGGTGGTTGAGGCAGCAGATGGGTCTGGTGAGTCAAGAGCCATCTCTGTTCAATGATACAATCCGAGCTAATATTGCTTATGGAAAGGAAGGGCGAGCCACTGAAGCTGAGATCGTAGCTGCTGCAGACCTAGCAAATGCCCACAAGTTCATCAGTGGTTTGCAGAAG GGTTATGACACATTAGTTGGAGAGCGAGGTATCCAGTTATCTGGTGGGCAGAAACAGCGTGTAGCGATTGCACGCGCCATAGTGAAGGATCCCAAAATTTTGTTGCTAGATGAGGCAACTAGTGCGCTTGATGCTGAATCTGAACGAATTGTTCAAGATGCTTTGGATCGAGTCATGGTCAATCGAACCACGATCGTTATAGCCCATCGATTGTCCACAATAAGAGGTGCTGATATGATTGCTGTTGTCAAACATGGAGCGATCATAGAAAAAGGAAGGCATGAAATGCTGATTAATATCAAGGATGGGGCTTACGCCTCCTTGGTAGCACTTCACTCAAGAGCCTCTTCATAG